atactgtaactactgaggtaacacacagctcattatactgtaactactgaggtaacacacagctcattatactgtaactactgaggtaacacacagctcattatactgtaactactgaggtaacacacagctcattatactgtaactactgaggtaacacacagctcattatactgtaactactgaggtaacacacagctcatgatactgtaactactgaggtaacacacagctcatgatactgtaactactgaggtaacacacagctcattatactgtaactactgaggtaacacacagctcattatactgtaactactgaggtaacacacagctcaatatactgtaactactgaggtaacacacagctcattatactgtaactactgaggtaacacacagctcattatactgtaactactgaggtaacacacagctcaatatactgtaactactgaggtaacacacagctcattatactgtaactactgaggtaacacacagctcattatactgtaactactgaggtaacacacagctcattatactgtaactactgaggtaacacacagctcattatactgtaactactgaggtaacacacagctcattatactgtattaactactgaggtaacacacagctcattatactgtaactactgaggtaacacacagctcattatactgtaactactgaggtaacacacagctcattatactgtaactactgaggtaacacacagctcaatatactgtaactactgaggtaacacacagctcattatactgtaactactgaggtaacacacagctcattatactgtaactactgaggtaacacacagctcattatactgtaactactgaggtaacacacagctcattatactgtaactactgaggtaacacacagctcattatactgtattaactactgaggtaacacacagctcattatactgtattaactactactgaggtaacacacagctcattatactgtattaactacagaggtaacacacagctcattatactgtattaactactactgaggtaacacacagctcattatactgtattataaactgggtggtccctgccctgaatgctgattggctgacagccattgtatatcagaccgtataccacaggtatgacaaaacatttcatttttactgctctaattacattggtaaccagtttgtaatagcaataagggtttgtgatatatggccaatataccacggctaagggctgtatccaggtacTCCGCGATGCGTCGTGCTAAGAacatcccttagccgtggtatgttgGCCGTATACCACgcccccctcgtgccttattgcttaagtatatacCATATATACATAGTCTTAGCAAGCACTTTGGCATCAAGCTACTATTCTTTTGCAGTAAtatttagctacctagctagttatcgtagctaacgttagcctagcTAGTTATCTTAGCCAACGTTAGCCTAGCTAGTTACCTTAGCCAACGTTAGCCTAGCTAGTTaccttagctaacgttagcctagcTAGTTAtcgtagctaacgttagcctagcTAGTTACCTTAGCCAACGTTAGCCTAGCTAGTTACCTTAGCTAACGTTAACCTAGCTAGTTATCTTAGCCAACGTTAGCCTAGCTAGTTaccttagctaacgttagcctagATAGCTAGCATCAAGTGAAGGAGATATAAAAATGGCCGTAAAAACAGCTAAGACTGATGTTCATTTTTTTATCTGAGAATTACTTTTAAATTGCTTTTGATGCACCGTAGCAAAGATTTGTATAACTTGCTCTTTGTTCTGTCTGCGCCCCTAATTATACAGTATTAACTACTGATAGACCTATCACAGAGCTAGTTATACTGTATTAACTACTGATAGACCTATCACAGAGCTAGTTCTACTGTATTAACTACTGATAGACCTATCACAGAGCTAGTTCTACTGTATTAACTACTGATAGACCTATCACAGAGCTAGTTCTACTGTATTAACTACTGATAGACCTATCACAGAGCTAGTTCTACTGTATTAACTACTGATAGACCTATCACAGAGCTAGTTCTACTGTATTAACTACTGATAGACCTATCACAGAGCTAGTTCTACTGTATTAACTACTGATAGACCTATCACAGAGCTAGTTATACTGTATTAACTACTGATAGACCTATCACAGAGCTAGTTCTACTGTATTAACTACTGATAGACCTATAACAGAGCTTGTTATACTGTATTAACTACTGATAATGATGACAGtgggtttgcatcccaaatggcaccctatgtagtgcactgctgcccaatagggctctggttaaagctagtgcactatatagggaatgtggtGCCTGCTgcccaatagggctctggttaaagctagtgcactatatagggaatgtggtGCCTGCTgcccaatagggctctggttaaagctagtgcactatatagggaatgtggtGCCTGCTgcccaatagggctctggttaaagctagtgcactatatagggaatgtggtgccatttCGGACAGAGCCAGAAATTTCTGCAAGTGGAGGAGGCATTCATTAGTGTCATGCTTTTCtttcgccctccctccctccctccctccctccctccctccctccctccctccctccctccctccctccctccctccctccctccctccctccctcccccttctcttccttccttccttccctccctccctccctccctccctccctccctccctcccccttctcttccttccttccctccctccctccctccctctcttccttccctccctccctccctccctccctccctcccccttctcttccttccttccctccctctcttccttccctccctccctccctcctttccctccctccgttCTCTAGGTACTGTATCAGCCGCCCCCAGTACAAGACGTCATGTGGGATATCTTCATTAGTTTCCTGCTGGAACTTTCTGTACAGCACACTAGGAGCAGGGAGGTAGGCATTTTATCGTCGTCTGTAGCTCTGTACGTGTGGCAATGGGATCACCGCTCGTTGGGGGAACAGACTCCATCTTTTATACTTGTTATATAGgtaatatataggtaataggtaatacAAAAGACAAATGTTTCCATCACATTATAGCGTGTAGTCTCATTTTTTATGTGTCATAAATAAGAGGATTAACAGCTATTTGATTGTTATGTGTGTATTTTCAGTCTCCCACCCATCTCCCAGGAGGGGGCTCTTCAGATCCTAGGCTTCCAGCCTCCTTTTGAGGAGATTAAGTTTGGTCCCTTTACAGGCAACGCTACTCTGATGAGGTACAGTACTCAGAAATACTGACATTAGAAACAAGGTGCACACAGCTTATGGCTAcagattattatatatatatatttatttttatctttgTGAACAGATGGTTCAGGCAAATCAATGACAATTTCCATGTTCGAGGATGTTCCTATATTCTGTACAAACCCCACGGGAAACACAAGACAGCGGGAGAGACTGGTGAGtttgtctactctctcctctcgtctACCCTCTCTACTAACAAATTGGCCATGATGTAACAAGCTGGCCTCAGCTTTGGAAATACAAAGTGTAAAATGTGTTCAAATGTCAGTCAATCCAGTGGCTTGGGGCCGGCCTTGACTTTAGTTTGTCATCCAGTTGGTCTGTTATATAAAGAAATCGTTGTTTTTTTTGACAACAGAATAGATGAAAAAGCATACAGTAGTTCAGACTGTCTGCATGATTCTGTTTTGCTTTTAAATGGAGTGTGTTTGAATTGAGTATTTGTCCTCCCTGTTCCAGCTGAGGGGGCGTTGTTGAAGTTGACCCTGGGGTTAAGAGATGAAACCATGGCCTATATTTACCACTGTCAGAACCACTACTTCTGTCCTGTGGGCTTCGAGGCCACACCTTTCAAAGCAGCCAAGGCCTACAGGTACATTCTTCTCATATCCCTGTGTGCATTTACTTTCTAACAGGTCATCGTTTAGGCCTAATTCAttacattttattattttcaattaCTAATCATTTTATCTTACTGTCAACCACGTAACTCCTACTGTCAACCACATAACTCCTACTGTCAACCACGTAACTCCTACTGTCAACCACATAACTTCTACTGTCAACCACATACCTCCTACTGTCAACCACATAACTCCTACTGTCAACCACGTACCTCCTACTGTCAACCACATAACTCCTACTGTCAACCACGTACCTCCTACTGTCATCCACGTACCTCCTACTGTCATCCACGTACCTCCTACTGTCAACCACATAACTCCTACTGTCAACCACGTACCTCCTACTGTCAACCACATAACTCCTACTGTCAACCACGTACCTCCTACTGTCAACCACATAACTCCTACTGTCAACCACGTATCTCCTACTGTCATCCACGTACCTCCTGCTGTCATCCACGTACCTCCTACTGTCATCCACGTACCTCCTACTGTCATCCACTTACCTCCTACTGTCATCCACGTACCTCCTACTGTCAACCACATAACTCCTACTGTCAACCACGTACCTCCTACTGTCAACCACATAACTCCTACTGTCAACCACGTATCTCCTACTGTCATCCACGTACCTCCTGCTGTCATCCACGTACCTCCTACTGTCATCCACTTACCTCCTACTGTCATCCACTTACCTCCTACTGTCAACCACGTAACTCCTACTGTCAACCACGTACCTCCTACTGTCAACCACGTACCTCCTACTGTCAACCACATAACTCCTACTGTCAACCACGTACCTCCTACTGTCATCCACGTAACTCCTACTGTCATCCACGTACCTCCTACTGTCAACCACGTACCTCCTACTGTCATCCACTTACCTCCTACTGTCAACCACGTAACTCCTACTGTCAACCACGTACCTCCTACTGTCAACCACGTACCTCCTACTGTCAACCACATAACTCCTACTGTCATCCACGTACCTCCTACTGTCAACCACATAACTCCTACTGTCAACCACATAACTCCTACTGTCAACCACATAACTCCTACTGTCAACCACGTACCTCCTACTGTCAACCACATAACTCCTACTGTCAACCACGTACCTCCTACTGTCAACCACGTAACTCCTACTGTCAACCACGTACCTCCTACTGTCAACCACATAACTCCTGCTGTCATCCACGTACCTCCTGCTGTCATCCACGTACCTCCTGCTGTCATCCACGTACCTCCTGCTGTCATCCACGTACCTCCTACTGTCATCCACTTACCTCCTACTGTCAACCACGTAACTCCTACTGTCAACCACGTACCTCCTACTGTCATCCACTTACCTCCTACTGTCATCCACTTACCTCCTACTGTCATCCACGTATCTCCTACTGTCATCCACGTACCTCCTGCTGTCATCCACGTACCTCCTGCTGTCATCCACGTACCTCCTACTGTCATCCACGTAACTCCTACTGTCATCCACGTAACTCCTACTGTCATCCACTTACCTCCTACTGTCATCCACTTACCTCCTACTGTCATCCACTTACCTCCTACTGTCATCCACGTATCTCCTACTGTCATCCACGTACCTCCTGCTGTCATCCACGTACCTCCTACTGTCATCCACGTACCTCCTACTGTCATCCACGTAACTCCTACTGTCATCCACGTAACTCCTACTGTCATCCACGTACCTCCTACTGTCATCCACGTACCTCCTACTGTCATCCACGTACCTCCTACTGTCATCCACGTACCTCCTACTGCCATCCACGTACCTCCTACTGCCATCCACGTACCTCCTACTGCCATCCACGTACCTCCTACTGCCATCCACGTACCTCCTACTGCCATCCACGTACCTCCTACTGTCATCCACGTACCTCCTACTGTCATCCACGTAACTCCTACTGTCATCCACGTACCTCCTACTGTCATCCACGTACCTCCTACTGTCATCCACGTACCTCCTACTGTCATCCACGTACCTCCTACTGTCATCCACGTACCTCCTACTGCCATCCACGTACCTCCTACTGCCATCCACGTACCTCCTACTGTCATCCACGTACCTCCTACTGTCATCCACGTACCTTGTTAACTTGTTGTTGTTTACTTCTAAGGGGTACATTACCAACTAATGAAATGGAACACTGGATCCTGATTGGTGAACCAAGCAGGAAACACCCTGCTATTCACTGTAAAAAGTATGATCCTTTCTGACTTCTAATGTTTACAAAAAATTCTATgcagtatttttgttgttgttgttgtacaacGTTGTCGTCTTCTTTAGTTGATTTGTATTTAGTCGATTACTGTTTCACTTCTGTATCTTGCTGTTGTTTTTAGGTGGGCTGATATTGTTACagatctgaacacacaaaatccAGAATACCTTGATATTCGTCACACGGAGAGGGGAATTCAGTGCCGCAAAACCAAAAAGGTTTTCATTTTCGTTTCAGTTTATAGTTTTGTTAGTTGTTAGGATACCAGTTATGCTAACAATGGGATGAGGATGCGTTAGAGCCCAGAACTGGCATGAATTTTAAGCCCTAGCCATGCCCGCGACATTCAGACCCCCTGCCCAGGCCTGATTGCTTTTGCCAAATTTAAGGCCCTGCCCGAAaccagaaatcagaaataacttccTCTGTAAGTAAATCCATTAGCTACTCCTCTGTGTCACTGGCTTCCTGCGCGCTGCTCACTCTGCATGCACTCTGCTCATGGTGGCTCTGAGTCTGTGAGTGACCATAGCAACGGCTACGCTTGGGCTGCTCTGCTCAATGACGAAACATGAGACAAGCTGTTAGTTACTTTTCATCCCTCTCAGACAAACTCGAGGAATAATATTATCATCTGTGAAATAATATCTCCTGTCTTCTATTTAGTTGAAGCTCATCTGGcaccat
The Oncorhynchus clarkii lewisi isolate Uvic-CL-2024 unplaced genomic scaffold, UVic_Ocla_1.0 unplaced_contig_2169_pilon_pilon, whole genome shotgun sequence DNA segment above includes these coding regions:
- the LOC139400107 gene encoding basic immunoglobulin-like variable motif-containing protein; this translates as MKSSGGSRNLQDLPLHASQDEIKQRKVLDLRRWYCISRPQYKTSCGISSLVSCWNFLYSTLGAGSLPPISQEGALQILGFQPPFEEIKFGPFTGNATLMRWFRQINDNFHVRGCSYILYKPHGKHKTAGETAEGALLKLTLGLRDETMAYIYHCQNHYFCPVGFEATPFKAAKAYRGTLPTNEMEHWILIGEPSRKHPAIHCKKWADIVTDLNTQNPEYLDIRHTERGIQCRKTKKVGGNLHCIMAFQRVNWQKLGPWALNLENLRHDLHHQGSERAQGGLAEVQEDREKTSGKHQALARLGRSNSTGTSNQKDVAWKHLSNTTEYRHRSSPESDVEEDTTDD